From Gimesia panareensis, the proteins below share one genomic window:
- a CDS encoding M1 family metallopeptidase, whose protein sequence is MNALRKPLAGQFLIPGFSFLVLLLISGSTLYGQAVSNDKFKQEDKFRQLDEVLPTPNGFRNASGAPGEKYWQQQADYEIDVELDDKLQKIIGSEKITYTNNSPDTLSYLWLQLDTNILSFDSDAHLTGTDSPLGKVGYKSMQQLMAKETFDGSMKISAVRDARGNKLPYQIIKTMMRIDLNGPLKSGQSMTFSVDWSYLINDSQSRPARTGYEYFKEDKNFLYEIAHWYPRMAAYTDNTGWQHKQFLGRGEFTLEFGYFLVKITAPADHVVAATGELQNPEAVLTETQRKRFEQAKTAKKPMFIITPEEAKKNESSRSKEKKTWVFMAPQVRDFAFASSRKFIWDAQGHKLEGKEEPVMAMSFYPNEGEPLWSRYSTHAIIHTLNVFSKYTFPYPYPVAISVNGPVGGMEYPMICFNGPRPEKDGTYSKRTKYGLISVIIHEVGHNYFPMIVNSDERQWTWMDEGITTFLQYLTEQEWEDEYPSRRGEPRDMVNYMKSGYQVPIMTNSESILQFGNNAYGKPATALNVLRETVLGRELFDYAFKEYSRRWMFKRPTPADFFRTMEDASGVDLDWFWRGWFYTTDHTDLAIENVRQYQLETGDPYVDKVRRKKRRDEEPESLSEIRNKKLPKRTDKFPELKDFYNEYDELDVTDADRKKFEDHLKKLDPQEKKMLETQKYFYLVDLKNHGGLVMPVILKLTFDDDSTRMLRIPAEIWRYNNQSVSKLILTEKPLKSLALDPHRETADTQLSNNEFPRTIGKSFFQLEKSKKSKNEMQKRQQEEEANKKKAEEKPAEKKDE, encoded by the coding sequence ATGAACGCTCTCCGCAAACCGCTGGCCGGACAGTTTTTGATCCCCGGTTTCTCTTTCCTGGTCCTGCTCTTGATCTCCGGATCGACACTTTACGGGCAGGCCGTCAGCAATGATAAATTCAAACAGGAAGACAAATTCCGCCAGCTGGACGAAGTCCTGCCGACGCCGAATGGCTTTCGGAATGCGTCCGGCGCACCGGGGGAAAAATACTGGCAGCAGCAGGCCGATTATGAAATCGATGTCGAGCTGGATGACAAGCTGCAGAAGATCATCGGCTCCGAGAAGATCACTTATACGAACAATTCGCCCGATACACTGAGTTATCTCTGGCTGCAGCTGGATACGAATATCCTGTCCTTTGATTCCGACGCGCACCTGACCGGCACCGATTCTCCGCTGGGGAAGGTGGGTTACAAGTCGATGCAGCAGCTGATGGCTAAAGAGACCTTTGACGGCAGTATGAAGATTTCCGCGGTTCGCGATGCCCGGGGGAACAAGCTGCCTTACCAGATCATCAAGACCATGATGCGGATCGACTTGAACGGGCCGTTGAAGAGTGGCCAGAGTATGACGTTTTCAGTCGACTGGAGTTATCTGATCAACGATTCCCAGAGTCGCCCCGCGCGAACCGGTTATGAATATTTCAAGGAAGACAAGAACTTCCTGTATGAAATTGCCCACTGGTATCCGCGAATGGCTGCCTACACCGATAACACGGGCTGGCAGCACAAGCAGTTTCTGGGACGTGGTGAGTTTACTCTGGAGTTCGGATATTTTCTGGTGAAGATTACGGCCCCCGCCGATCACGTTGTGGCGGCGACGGGTGAACTACAGAACCCGGAAGCAGTGCTGACCGAAACCCAGCGGAAACGATTTGAGCAGGCAAAGACGGCGAAGAAACCGATGTTTATCATTACGCCGGAAGAAGCGAAGAAAAATGAATCGTCCCGTTCGAAAGAAAAAAAGACCTGGGTTTTCATGGCGCCGCAGGTCCGCGATTTCGCGTTTGCCAGTTCGCGGAAATTTATCTGGGACGCCCAGGGGCACAAGCTGGAAGGCAAAGAGGAGCCCGTGATGGCGATGTCCTTCTATCCCAATGAAGGGGAGCCGCTCTGGAGCCGCTATTCGACGCACGCCATCATTCACACGCTGAATGTGTTCTCGAAGTACACGTTCCCCTATCCTTACCCGGTGGCGATTTCCGTGAATGGTCCGGTGGGGGGGATGGAATATCCGATGATCTGCTTCAACGGTCCCCGGCCGGAGAAGGACGGCACCTATTCCAAGCGGACCAAGTACGGCCTGATTTCGGTGATCATTCACGAGGTCGGTCACAACTATTTCCCGATGATCGTCAACAGCGACGAGCGGCAGTGGACCTGGATGGATGAGGGCATCACGACGTTTCTGCAGTACCTGACCGAGCAGGAGTGGGAAGACGAATATCCGTCCCGCAGAGGGGAACCGCGAGACATGGTCAATTATATGAAGAGCGGTTACCAGGTTCCCATCATGACCAACTCGGAATCGATTCTGCAGTTCGGCAATAATGCTTACGGCAAGCCGGCGACCGCGCTGAATGTCCTGCGGGAGACCGTGCTCGGCCGCGAGCTGTTCGATTATGCGTTCAAGGAATATTCCCGCCGCTGGATGTTTAAACGTCCGACCCCTGCCGACTTCTTCCGCACGATGGAGGACGCCTCGGGCGTCGACCTGGACTGGTTCTGGCGAGGCTGGTTCTATACGACCGATCACACCGACCTGGCGATTGAGAACGTCAGGCAGTACCAGCTGGAGACGGGCGATCCCTATGTGGATAAGGTCCGACGGAAAAAACGACGGGATGAGGAGCCCGAATCGCTGTCGGAGATCCGCAATAAAAAACTGCCCAAGCGGACGGACAAATTTCCGGAGCTGAAAGATTTTTACAACGAATACGACGAACTGGACGTGACCGATGCGGATCGGAAGAAATTTGAAGACCATCTGAAAAAGCTGGATCCGCAGGAAAAGAAAATGCTGGAGACACAGAAATATTTTTACCTGGTCGACCTGAAGAATCATGGCGGGCTGGTGATGCCTGTGATTCTGAAGCTGACCTTCGATGACGACTCCACCCGCATGTTACGGATCCCCGCGGAAATCTGGCGGTACAATAACCAGAGTGTTTCCAAGCTGATTCTGACCGAAAAGCCGCTGAAGAGTCTGGCCCTCGATCCACACCGGGAAACGGCGGATACCCAGCTGTCAAATAACGAGTTTCCCCGGACCATCGGCAAATCGTTCTTCCAACTGGAAAAATCGAAAAAGTCGAAGAACGAAATGCAGAAACGACAGCAGGAAGAAGAGGCGAACAAGAAAAAAGCGGAAGAGAAACCGGCTGAGAAGAAAGACGAATAG
- a CDS encoding cytochrome c oxidase subunit I codes for MSVVHPSPTGLQPILKPQAHHAPGNFITKYIFSTDHKIIAIQFLFTTLLMLIVGGALALAVRWQLAFPWESMPIVGPWLFSAEGGQISPEFYTMLFTMHATVMIFLVIIPILAGTFGNLLIPLMIGADDMAFPKLNMLSYWFMWPAIVCFGMSFTYAGGPAAGWTSYPILADLAQAAPGSGTAQTFWLLGVTFIGFSSMMGSINYMTTIINMRAPGMTFFRLPMTIWGLFITAILQAFALPVLTAGGFMQVTDRLLGTCFFYPSGLVINNAAPTVGGGQPLLWQHLFWFYSHPAVYIMLLPVMGMVSDMLSCMCRKPLFGYKPMIFSMSAIASLGFIVWGHHMYTSGMNPAVGMAFMVATMMIALPSAVKTFNWTATIWGGKVQFNTVTLNCIGFLSMFIVGGLSGIFMAAVPVDVYFHDTYFIVAHFHYVLFGATLFGVFGALHFWFPKMFGRLMNEKLGKTHFVLTFIGANGTFFPMHFLGMQGMPRRYADPYLHGYLEHLLPMNQFMTISAIVMGLAQILLFINIFYSMFFGPKAGRNPWHATTLEWTAASPPPHGNFDVTPIVFHGPNEYAVQNGDRDFLMQTEQECEPPVSQAPDAENQTDNADTDNEQESSS; via the coding sequence ATGAGTGTTGTGCATCCATCCCCCACCGGCCTGCAGCCAATCCTGAAGCCTCAGGCACATCATGCGCCCGGTAATTTCATCACGAAATATATCTTCTCCACTGACCATAAAATCATCGCGATCCAGTTTCTGTTTACGACGCTGCTGATGCTGATCGTGGGTGGTGCCCTGGCTTTGGCCGTCCGCTGGCAACTCGCCTTCCCCTGGGAGTCGATGCCCATCGTCGGTCCCTGGCTGTTCTCCGCAGAAGGGGGACAGATCTCTCCCGAATTCTACACCATGCTCTTTACGATGCATGCGACCGTGATGATCTTCCTGGTCATCATCCCCATTCTGGCCGGTACCTTCGGCAACCTGCTCATCCCGCTGATGATCGGTGCCGACGACATGGCCTTCCCCAAACTCAACATGCTCAGCTACTGGTTCATGTGGCCTGCCATCGTCTGTTTCGGCATGAGCTTCACCTACGCCGGTGGCCCCGCTGCCGGGTGGACTTCGTATCCGATCCTGGCAGACCTGGCCCAGGCGGCTCCCGGATCGGGGACCGCACAGACCTTCTGGCTGCTGGGAGTGACGTTTATCGGGTTCTCCTCCATGATGGGGTCCATCAACTACATGACCACCATCATCAACATGCGGGCGCCCGGCATGACCTTCTTCCGGCTCCCCATGACGATCTGGGGCCTGTTCATCACCGCCATCCTGCAGGCCTTCGCCCTGCCCGTGCTGACTGCCGGCGGCTTCATGCAGGTCACCGACCGCCTGCTGGGAACCTGTTTCTTCTATCCCTCGGGACTGGTCATCAACAATGCCGCTCCCACCGTGGGTGGCGGACAACCCCTGCTCTGGCAGCACCTGTTCTGGTTCTATTCGCACCCCGCCGTTTACATCATGCTGCTCCCCGTGATGGGCATGGTGTCCGATATGCTCAGCTGCATGTGCCGCAAGCCGCTGTTCGGCTATAAACCGATGATCTTCTCCATGTCGGCCATCGCCAGCCTGGGCTTCATCGTCTGGGGACACCACATGTATACCAGCGGGATGAACCCCGCCGTCGGGATGGCTTTCATGGTTGCCACCATGATGATTGCGCTTCCCTCCGCTGTGAAAACCTTCAACTGGACCGCCACCATCTGGGGCGGCAAGGTTCAGTTCAATACCGTGACACTCAACTGCATCGGCTTTCTGTCGATGTTCATCGTCGGCGGACTGAGCGGGATCTTCATGGCCGCTGTCCCGGTTGACGTCTACTTCCATGACACCTACTTCATCGTGGCCCACTTCCACTATGTGCTGTTCGGGGCCACGCTGTTTGGTGTCTTCGGGGCTCTGCATTTCTGGTTTCCCAAAATGTTCGGCCGCCTGATGAATGAAAAGCTCGGCAAAACCCATTTCGTGCTCACCTTCATCGGTGCCAACGGAACCTTTTTCCCGATGCACTTCCTGGGAATGCAGGGCATGCCCCGCCGCTATGCCGATCCGTATCTGCACGGCTACCTCGAACACCTGCTTCCGATGAACCAGTTCATGACCATCTCGGCCATCGTGATGGGACTGGCCCAGATCCTGCTGTTCATCAATATTTTCTACAGCATGTTCTTCGGTCCCAAAGCCGGCCGGAACCCCTGGCACGCAACCACCCTGGAGTGGACTGCAGCTTCGCCGCCACCGCATGGCAACTTTGATGTGACCCCGATCGTTTTCCATGGCCCGAATGAATACGCCGTTCAAAACGGAGATCGCGACTTCCTGATGCAGACTGAACAGGAATGCGAACCACCGGTATCGCAAGCACCAGACGCCGAGAATCAGACAGACAACGCAGACACAGACAACGAACAGGAATCTTCCAGCTAA
- a CDS encoding antibiotic biosynthesis monooxygenase family protein → MTNRQKPPYYAVIFRSNRTDFDAGYAEMASRMEQQARQQPGFLGLASFRSPDGAGVTISYWESLDAIREWKQHPEHVTAQQLGKDKWYADYTVEIAKIESVYHFPAE, encoded by the coding sequence ATGACAAACAGACAAAAACCCCCTTATTACGCTGTCATTTTCCGCTCCAACCGGACCGATTTTGACGCAGGCTATGCCGAAATGGCTTCCCGCATGGAACAGCAGGCCCGCCAGCAACCCGGTTTTCTGGGGCTGGCATCCTTTCGTTCACCAGATGGTGCCGGCGTCACGATCTCGTACTGGGAGAGTCTGGACGCGATCCGGGAATGGAAACAGCACCCGGAACACGTTACTGCACAACAACTTGGGAAAGATAAATGGTACGCCGATTACACCGTCGAAATCGCGAAAATCGAATCCGTTTACCACTTCCCCGCAGAGTGA
- a CDS encoding COX15/CtaA family protein: MNQQQYHPWLFRIALATAIATLPLMIMGGHVTTKGYGMAVDGWPGSDGQNMFTYPVFGLPTDKFFEHVHRLLGTLVGFLSIVLVIVAFKVDSQKWIRKVAIAVLVCVIIQGILGGTRVTENSVGLAMAHGLFAACVFTLMSFLTMANGKRWIEISNDPPELPTGYGRRLAIAVPLIVLFQYFLGGFLSHFKIGLHPHMSFAVIVLIFVIIEFRYARKSGIKWLKRPAMGMLHICIFQILLGIGAWLTRFGLPAAGIVGEPGSLQQSLFRTVHLMTGILLLMTATLYSIRVFRLHQLNKRNASEQSLSASDSLPNTEGNA; the protein is encoded by the coding sequence ATGAACCAGCAACAATACCATCCCTGGCTTTTCAGAATCGCACTGGCGACCGCAATCGCGACGTTGCCGCTGATGATTATGGGCGGACATGTTACTACCAAGGGATACGGCATGGCAGTCGATGGCTGGCCGGGATCCGACGGGCAGAATATGTTTACGTATCCCGTGTTCGGCCTCCCCACGGATAAATTTTTTGAGCATGTGCACCGCCTGCTGGGAACACTGGTCGGTTTCTTATCCATCGTACTGGTCATCGTGGCCTTTAAAGTCGATTCACAAAAATGGATTCGCAAGGTCGCGATCGCCGTTCTGGTCTGCGTGATCATCCAGGGTATTCTGGGAGGCACACGGGTGACCGAAAACAGCGTCGGACTGGCGATGGCACACGGTCTGTTTGCTGCCTGCGTCTTCACCCTGATGTCATTCCTGACCATGGCAAACGGCAAACGCTGGATCGAAATCAGCAATGATCCTCCTGAACTCCCCACAGGCTATGGACGCCGCCTGGCAATCGCGGTCCCGTTGATCGTCCTGTTCCAGTATTTCCTGGGCGGATTCCTCAGCCACTTCAAAATCGGACTGCATCCCCACATGAGTTTTGCGGTGATCGTGCTGATCTTTGTCATCATCGAATTTCGCTATGCCCGCAAGTCGGGAATCAAATGGCTCAAACGCCCCGCTATGGGCATGCTGCATATCTGCATCTTCCAGATCCTGCTGGGCATTGGTGCCTGGCTGACCCGCTTCGGTCTCCCCGCTGCCGGTATTGTCGGGGAGCCCGGCTCCCTGCAACAGTCCCTGTTCCGCACCGTGCACCTGATGACCGGGATTCTGCTACTGATGACGGCCACCCTGTATTCGATCCGGGTCTTTCGTCTGCACCAGTTAAATAAACGAAATGCGTCAGAGCAATCTCTCTCTGCTTCTGATTCCTTACCTAATACTGAAGGTAATGCCTGA
- a CDS encoding cytochrome c oxidase subunit 3: protein MSHESNSPQYRMGLPIPHSKLGMWLFLATEIMFFSAFIGAYIVLRAGSPGWPTDADVTHLRIWAGGLNTFVLILSSYFVVMSLEGMKVKDFAKARKYLLLVFLLGCVFLGIKSYEYAGKFKYDILPGHIPETPQMAIDKSMRELKQVVDNQAIALSGIKDPAKSEPTEDAESVEEAGVSDEKTEAIVPPVEELRKQLQTDLTAEDTPEARKKELQAYFDLEAKYRALNAQALEESITVPQMNQELDALRKNPEYGALLAPVHHLQPIIYGNLFASVYFLLTGFHALHVIIGMILFAIVLIQGKRLCEKWHDYVENIGLYWHFVDLVWIFLFPLIYIV from the coding sequence ATGAGTCACGAAAGTAATTCGCCACAATATCGCATGGGACTTCCCATTCCACATTCCAAACTGGGCATGTGGCTCTTTCTGGCAACCGAGATCATGTTCTTTTCCGCCTTCATCGGAGCCTACATCGTGCTGCGTGCCGGTTCCCCCGGCTGGCCCACCGATGCCGACGTGACCCACCTGCGGATCTGGGCCGGCGGACTGAATACGTTCGTCCTGATCCTCTCCAGCTACTTCGTCGTGATGTCACTGGAAGGCATGAAGGTCAAAGACTTTGCCAAAGCCCGTAAATATCTGCTGCTGGTCTTCCTGCTCGGCTGCGTCTTCCTGGGGATCAAGTCCTATGAATACGCGGGCAAATTCAAATACGACATTCTGCCCGGTCACATTCCGGAAACCCCGCAGATGGCGATCGACAAATCGATGCGGGAGCTGAAACAGGTCGTCGACAACCAGGCGATCGCCCTCTCCGGCATCAAAGACCCGGCTAAGAGTGAACCCACCGAAGACGCAGAATCAGTCGAAGAGGCCGGCGTCTCCGACGAAAAAACCGAGGCCATCGTCCCCCCCGTCGAAGAGCTGCGGAAACAGCTGCAGACGGACCTCACCGCCGAGGACACTCCCGAAGCCCGCAAAAAAGAACTGCAGGCCTACTTCGATCTCGAAGCCAAATACCGCGCCTTAAACGCGCAGGCACTGGAAGAATCGATCACCGTTCCCCAGATGAACCAGGAACTGGACGCCCTGCGAAAGAATCCCGAGTACGGCGCCCTGCTCGCCCCCGTGCATCACCTGCAACCCATTATTTACGGCAACCTGTTCGCCTCCGTCTACTTCCTGCTGACCGGCTTTCACGCACTGCATGTCATCATCGGCATGATCCTGTTCGCGATTGTCCTCATCCAGGGGAAACGGCTCTGCGAAAAGTGGCATGACTATGTCGAAAACATCGGCCTCTACTGGCACTTCG
- the cyoE gene encoding heme o synthase: MSTTQQSYIAVEESKTAARPISLARLADYLELTKPRISTMALISVALGYTLGSAHSWSLLPLVHALLGIGLVAVGCNSLNQLLEIKSDKLMPRTTGRPLPSGRLSVSEVLVFGILCALAGIFYLALMVNLLTAFLSMLTLVLYVVVYTPLKRCTSFCTTIGAIPGAMPPILGWTAAGGTLNTASFSIFAIMFLWQFPHFLAIAWLYRHQYHQAGLKMLPAADPAPRMIGWMCVIYATLLIPVSLLPQYVSLAGSVYSAVALVLGIAYLIFSVRFLKDETRQTARELIWCSLIYLPVLLITLTWDRLQLFN; the protein is encoded by the coding sequence ATGTCTACGACTCAACAATCCTATATTGCCGTTGAAGAATCCAAAACTGCCGCCCGGCCCATCAGCCTGGCACGGCTCGCAGATTACCTGGAACTGACGAAGCCCCGCATTTCGACAATGGCACTGATTTCCGTGGCCCTGGGTTACACCCTGGGCAGCGCCCACTCCTGGTCGCTGCTCCCCCTGGTGCATGCCCTGCTCGGCATCGGCCTGGTCGCCGTCGGCTGTAACTCGCTGAATCAGCTGCTGGAAATCAAAAGCGACAAGCTGATGCCCCGCACCACCGGTCGCCCGCTCCCCTCGGGCCGCCTTTCGGTCTCCGAGGTCCTTGTGTTCGGGATCCTCTGTGCCCTGGCAGGGATCTTCTACCTCGCACTGATGGTCAACCTGCTGACGGCGTTCCTGTCGATGCTGACGCTGGTGCTCTACGTTGTCGTTTACACGCCGCTCAAACGCTGCACTTCGTTCTGCACCACCATCGGTGCCATCCCCGGTGCCATGCCACCGATCCTGGGCTGGACCGCAGCCGGCGGAACTCTGAATACCGCTTCCTTTTCCATTTTCGCGATCATGTTCCTCTGGCAGTTCCCGCACTTCCTGGCGATTGCCTGGCTGTATCGCCACCAGTATCACCAGGCCGGACTCAAAATGCTGCCCGCCGCTGATCCCGCACCGCGGATGATTGGCTGGATGTGCGTGATCTACGCCACACTGTTGATTCCCGTCAGCCTGCTTCCCCAGTACGTCTCACTGGCCGGCAGCGTTTACTCTGCCGTCGCGCTCGTGCTGGGAATTGCTTACCTGATCTTCTCGGTCCGTTTCCTGAAGGACGAAACCCGCCAGACCGCCCGGGAGCTGATCTGGTGCTCGCTGATTTATCTCCCCGTGCTGCTGATCACCCTCACCTGGGATCGCCTGCAACTGTTTAACTGA
- the coxB gene encoding cytochrome c oxidase subunit II, which produces MGKGWCLFFLFWPVAAVVSCAMAPMVGWSFPYDNAQAASNLGIRIDGLFYLILIVTAIVFVGTQAVLVYALWRGVNNREERATHIHGNHKLELIWSIIPGVILLFLALYQMNIWADFRIKKFYPEVAVKDPIAEVTARQFEWRFRYPAIGKKLQPKPQPDDLYTVNELHVPFGRPVMIQLRSDDVQHSFFLPALRIKQDALPGLQIPVWFEANKEGVYDLVCAELCGWGHYKMKAHVIVESEEDYQNYLKNLTQQQFYDGLGKIAANENDSESEATEK; this is translated from the coding sequence GTGGGTAAAGGATGGTGTTTATTTTTTCTGTTCTGGCCGGTGGCGGCTGTCGTATCCTGTGCGATGGCGCCCATGGTGGGCTGGTCGTTTCCCTACGATAACGCCCAGGCAGCCAGTAACCTGGGCATCCGCATCGATGGACTGTTTTACCTGATCCTGATCGTGACCGCGATTGTGTTCGTCGGTACGCAGGCGGTTCTGGTCTATGCTCTGTGGCGCGGTGTCAATAACCGTGAAGAACGGGCTACCCATATCCACGGTAACCACAAACTGGAACTGATCTGGTCTATCATTCCCGGCGTGATCCTGCTCTTCCTGGCCCTCTACCAGATGAATATCTGGGCCGATTTCCGCATCAAAAAGTTCTACCCGGAAGTCGCCGTCAAAGACCCCATCGCGGAAGTCACCGCCCGCCAGTTTGAATGGCGGTTCCGCTACCCCGCGATCGGGAAGAAACTGCAGCCCAAACCTCAGCCCGATGACCTCTACACCGTCAACGAACTGCATGTCCCTTTCGGCAGACCGGTGATGATCCAGCTCCGCAGCGATGACGTTCAGCACTCCTTCTTCCTGCCGGCCCTGCGAATCAAACAGGATGCCCTGCCCGGCCTGCAGATTCCGGTCTGGTTTGAAGCCAACAAAGAGGGAGTGTATGACCTGGTCTGTGCCGAACTCTGCGGCTGGGGCCACTACAAAATGAAAGCCCACGTCATCGTGGAATCAGAGGAAGACTACCAGAACTATCTGAAAAATCTGACCCAACAGCAGTTCTATGACGGGCTGGGCAAGATTGCCGCCAACGAGAATGATTCTGAGAGTGAGGCGACCGAGAAATGA
- a CDS encoding glutamate cyclase domain-containing protein, producing MGNPQTDLIREFDRLIRRDPGKRGLIDSEDRFGPLCTDHLLHAAHALMQESTHVVITTGFYVPAAEIPAAETDGPPGAVLLAMVLQECGIQTSIVTDALCAPVVEATVKAFDYPTGQLDVVETEDEEWVSRFFSKQEVSHLVAVERVGPSHTPESWGLQERVAEVEPTGFHEKVPCDHHDRCHNMRGEIIDSHTPPLHALFEQLTDFFPDAQTIGVGDGGNEIGMGAIAWEELARRIASEHAGLIPCRIATDWNIVAGTSNWGAAALAASVAVLKDRTGTLFQWQRAEQQRILEAMVREANAVDGVTKQREPTVDGLPFLTYMQPWEGILSFLAR from the coding sequence ATGGGCAACCCGCAAACTGATCTGATCCGAGAATTTGACCGCCTGATCCGCCGGGATCCGGGCAAACGGGGGCTGATTGATTCCGAAGACCGTTTTGGGCCTTTGTGCACTGATCATTTACTCCACGCCGCCCACGCCCTGATGCAGGAAAGCACTCACGTGGTGATTACGACCGGATTTTACGTACCGGCTGCGGAGATCCCTGCTGCTGAGACCGATGGCCCCCCGGGCGCAGTACTGCTGGCTATGGTGCTGCAGGAGTGCGGGATCCAGACATCGATTGTTACCGATGCGTTATGTGCGCCGGTCGTGGAGGCGACTGTCAAGGCGTTCGACTATCCCACAGGGCAGCTGGATGTGGTCGAGACCGAAGACGAAGAATGGGTTTCCCGTTTTTTTAGTAAACAGGAGGTCAGTCATCTCGTGGCGGTGGAACGGGTCGGCCCCAGCCATACCCCGGAATCCTGGGGCCTGCAGGAACGGGTGGCTGAAGTGGAGCCGACCGGGTTTCACGAAAAAGTCCCCTGCGACCACCATGATCGCTGTCACAACATGCGGGGAGAGATCATTGATTCTCATACGCCCCCCCTGCACGCGCTGTTTGAGCAGCTGACCGATTTTTTTCCGGATGCGCAGACGATTGGCGTCGGGGATGGCGGGAATGAGATCGGCATGGGGGCGATTGCCTGGGAAGAGCTGGCCCGCCGGATCGCCTCGGAACATGCGGGGCTGATTCCGTGCCGGATCGCGACGGACTGGAACATTGTGGCGGGGACGAGTAACTGGGGCGCCGCGGCACTGGCAGCGTCGGTGGCGGTTTTAAAGGATCGGACCGGGACACTGTTCCAGTGGCAGCGGGCCGAACAGCAGCGGATTCTCGAAGCCATGGTCCGTGAGGCGAACGCCGTGGACGGGGTGACGAAGCAGCGGGAACCGACGGTCGACGGGCTCCCCTTTCTGACTTACATGCAGCCCTGGGAGGGGATTCTGTCATTTCTGGCCCGCTGA
- a CDS encoding c-type cytochrome, whose translation MRFGFSRLILLLLFPLISLTGCEQPQVDFVFSKKTNELIPAAAKPVKEALVRQFGNPFELTQFEGLPTNFGDVEGTVKTVEAPSGEEKLIRLQVEGLQDAYNKLQGLPLEWTSGKGQGQISRIKEYNYETGTIAVEKTAEIDPQPGDTFLVECTRLQFGRDLYNRHCMHCHGMSGEGTGPTSRYLNPPPRDFRLGIYKYTSTKPTAKAQKADLERTVKEGIAGTYMPSFKLLTDDEVAAITNYVIWLSMRGETEKKLVDELFFDYSKEVVAERTSEDGGEKPEEIQEELKEYMELDFPDTLEFATSSVADAWEEANMEDAIVVPGTPRVPDTPESRERGRKLYLSDKTKCATCHGPQGRGNGTATQDFWTNPVTNKKYPNRGLHDIWGNQLPPRDLHRGIYRGGRRPIDVYRRMYSGIKGTPMPAFGGPLSDEELWDLVNYVMSLPYSKN comes from the coding sequence GTGAGATTTGGGTTTAGTCGTCTAATCTTGTTGCTCCTCTTTCCGTTGATCAGTCTGACCGGTTGCGAACAGCCGCAGGTCGACTTCGTCTTTTCCAAAAAGACCAACGAACTCATACCGGCTGCCGCCAAACCGGTGAAAGAAGCATTGGTCAGGCAGTTTGGCAATCCCTTTGAGCTCACCCAGTTTGAAGGCCTCCCCACCAATTTCGGCGATGTCGAGGGGACCGTCAAAACCGTCGAAGCCCCCTCTGGCGAGGAGAAGCTGATCCGCCTGCAGGTCGAAGGCCTCCAGGATGCCTACAACAAACTGCAGGGGCTCCCCCTCGAATGGACCTCCGGCAAAGGCCAGGGGCAGATCTCCCGCATCAAGGAATACAATTACGAGACCGGCACGATTGCCGTCGAAAAGACAGCGGAAATTGATCCCCAGCCCGGCGATACCTTTCTGGTGGAATGCACGCGGCTGCAGTTCGGTCGCGACCTTTACAACCGGCACTGCATGCACTGCCACGGCATGAGTGGTGAAGGCACCGGCCCGACATCGCGTTACCTCAATCCTCCGCCCCGTGATTTCCGACTGGGCATCTACAAATACACGTCCACCAAACCGACCGCCAAAGCACAGAAAGCGGACCTGGAACGCACCGTCAAGGAAGGCATCGCAGGCACCTACATGCCCTCTTTCAAACTGCTCACCGACGACGAAGTCGCCGCGATTACGAACTATGTCATCTGGCTTTCCATGCGTGGAGAAACAGAGAAGAAACTGGTTGATGAACTCTTCTTCGACTACTCGAAAGAGGTCGTCGCGGAACGGACCAGCGAAGACGGCGGCGAAAAGCCGGAAGAAATTCAGGAAGAACTGAAAGAGTATATGGAACTCGATTTCCCGGATACCCTTGAGTTTGCCACTTCCAGCGTCGCAGATGCCTGGGAAGAAGCCAACATGGAAGACGCGATTGTCGTGCCCGGCACACCCCGGGTCCCCGACACACCCGAATCCCGCGAACGGGGTCGCAAACTCTACCTCAGCGATAAAACCAAGTGCGCCACCTGCCACGGTCCCCAGGGGCGCGGCAACGGAACGGCGACACAGGATTTCTGGACGAATCCGGTCACCAATAAAAAATATCCGAACCGCGGACTGCACGATATCTGGGGCAACCAGTTACCGCCCCGCGATCTGCACCGGGGCATCTATCGGGGAGGACGTCGCCCGATCGACGTGTACCGTCGGATGTACTCCGGTATTAAAGGCACGCCGATGCCTGCCTTCGGCGGTCCGCTCTCGGACGAAGAGTTATGGGATCTGGTCAACTACGTGATGAGCCTGCCTTACTCGAAGAACTGA